TTTATCCCGGTACCGTCCTGAAAGGGAATACAGTGATCGGTGAAGATTGCGTGATCGGACCGGATACCGATATCGAGGACTCTGTTATCGCGGATGGCGCAAGCGTCAAACATTCGGTGCTCAGCAGCGCTGAAGTCGGCACCCGGACCTCCGTAGGACCGTTTGCTTATCTTCGTCCAGGCGCCAAGCTGGGGGATGATGTAAAGGTGGGCGACTTCGTCGAAGTGAAGAACGCCACGATTGACAACGGCTCTAAAGTATCCCATCTCAGTTATGTTGGTGATGCCAAAGTCGGCAAAAACGTTAATATCGGCTGTGGTGCGATTACAGTCAACTATGATGGTTATAATAAGTCCATTACCGAAATTGAAGATGATGCATTTATCGGCAGTAATGTGAATTTGATTGCACCGGTGAAGGTGGGCAAGGGCGCATTCGTTGTTGCAGGCTCTACCATTACGCATTCCGTTTCGGACAATGATCTGGCCATCGCCAGACATCGTCAGGAGAACAAGCCAGGGTACGCAGAGAAGATCCGGGCACGCGCCATCGCCAAGAAGAACAAGAAATCGTAATTATCCCTGCTTCCATAACCAAGATATGAAGCGGTGATCGGATACCTAATTCAACGAACCAGCACGGAGGGTTTTTATTCTATGACTTATCTTGATTCTAAATTAAAAATATTCACGTGTAATTCCAATCCTAAACTTGCCCATCAGATCGCCGATTATATCGGCATTCCGATGGGGGAATCGCATACAACCAGCTTTAGCGACGGCGAGATTCAAGTAAAGCTCTCCGAAAGCGTACGGGGCTGCCATGTTTATATTGTGCAGTCCACTTGTTTGCCGGTGAATGATAACTTGATGGAGCTGCTGGTTATGGTGGATGCGCTCAAGCGGGCATCCGCGAAGAGCATCAACGTGGTTATTCCGTATTACGGATATGCCCGTCAAGACCGCAAAGCGCGTTCGCGGGATCCGATCACCGCTAAGCTGGTTGCGAACCTGATTGAAAAAGCAGGAGCTCATCGCGTCATTACGATGGACCTGCATGCGATGCAGATTCAGGGATTTTTCGATATTCCGGTGGATCATCTGCTCGGCGTACCGATTCTTGCCCAATATTTCCGTTCAAAGCAGATCGAGAACCCAGTCGTTGTATCTCCGGATCACGGCGGTGTGGTTCGCGCGAGAAAGCTTGCTGATTTCCTGAATGCGCCGCTGGCGATTATCGATAAACGCCGACCGGAGCCGAACGTCAGTGAAGTCATGAACATTATCGGGAATATCGAAGGCAAGACCGCTATTCTGATTGATGACATTATCGATACCGCCGGTACGATTGTGCTGGGTGCCAATGCGTTGATGGAAGGCGGCGTGAAGGAAGTCTACGCGTGCTGTACACATCCGGTTCTCTCGGGCCCTGCCCATGAGCGACTGGAAAACTCCCCGCTGAAGGAAGTTGTTGTAACAGACACCATTCCGATCACCAATCCGAACCCGAGCAGCAAGCTGACGGTGTTGTCGGTTGCTCCGTTGATGGGTGAAGCCATCATCCGGGTTCATGAGGAATTGTCGATTAGTAAATTGTTTGAAATAGAATAATAAACCGTGTAAAGGCAGGGTTACATCTCCTCATGAGGAGATGTAACCCTTGTCGGCTATAACGACTTTGCCGTTTTGGTTAGCAAAAAGCAGAGGAACAGTCAGAAAGAAAACGTTTTCATAAGTCCAGCCTGTTAATAGAGATCCAGCTTGTTAATATCCGGGCCTAGAGATAAAAGTGAACGTACTCCGGTTGTACAGCGTTCCCTCAAGCTCGACAAAGTAGGCGTCGACTGCCGTGATCAGACCCACGTCTATGTGACAACCCAGTTCATAGACTTGAACAGGGATGCCATGCTTCATATGGTATTGAAAATGGCTGTGGTGCGTTAATTTCTGTTCGAAAGCTTTCAATGCCGATTCACCTTCTTATGAGGCATAACGCCGATAGGTTTTGTTCATATTGTACTCAGAAATGCGCAAAGAAGAAAGTATAAATCGTGAAAGGAATCAACCTGTGATGAAATGGATTGTCGGACTGGGCAACCCCGGTTCAAATTATGAGAAGACACGCCATAATGTTGGATTCATGGCGCTGGATGCACTGGCAGAGCGACACGGTATGAAGTTCAACCAGAATAAATGCAAATCGGTCATCGCCGAAGGGATGATTGGCGGCACCAAAACCGTCCTGATCAAACCGATGACGTTCATGAATCTTTCGGGCGAGGCCGTGCGTGCTTATATGGATTATTATAAAGTGAGTCTTGAGGACATGATTGTGGTCTATGATGATTTGGATACCGTGGTCGGTAAGATCCGCCTGCGGTATCAGGGCAGTGCCGGAGGACATAATGGCATTAAATCCATTATTCAGCATACCGGGACTCAGAGCTTCAACCGTGTTCGTATGGGCATATCGAGGCCTGAGCCGGGTTATGCGATTGTGGATTATGTGCTCGGTACTTTTCCGAAGAAGGAACGCGAACAGCTGCAGAGCATGGTAGAGGAGACCTGTGACGCGCTGGAATTCAGTCTGGATCATACCTTTGAACAGACGATGGCGAAGTTTAACAAGTCTTAGAAAAGCATCATAGAATGGAAGTATCCAAAGAGATGATTCCTAAGTCATAGGGCAACCGTAACATCGAAGTCTTAAACGAGGAAAATCCGGGCATACTGAAGGTATACACGACCTTCAGGAGGCATATGATGGCGATAACCTATGTTTGCAGACATTGTCGGGCGTTTCAAGGCCGCATCGATTCCAATTACGTATCCGAAGCTCGTCTCGGATTTGATTCCTTGACCCCTGAGGAACGCAAGGATATAATAGCCTATGATTTTAACGGAGAAATGATGGTCCGGGTAACCTGCGATCATTGCAGAGAAGCCCTCGAAGCCAATCCGGAACTTAGCCTTTTGGCAAATCCCCTGCAATGAGCGTATAATGGGGTACACGACGTTTTTTTGGTAGAAGACATACAGCGGCAGGCTTTGCCGCTGCTCTAGCCTTGGCAGTTTTGCTCAAGGCTTCTTTTCGGTTATAATTTTTTGGCAATCGTCTAAAATTCCATAAGAAATAGAGTCTAGGAAATTCATTTCTTTTGCATAAGAGAGGTGCCCCTTTTGTTACAAGCACTTATTGATGTATTTTCGAAGGATTCGGACTTCAAATCCATAACCGCTGGCGTCCAAGCCGGCATGAGGGAGCAATTGATCTCCGGTCTTTCTGGGTCGTCCAGGCAGATCTTAATGGCCGCATTGCACCAGGACCAGGAGCGACCGCTGCTCGTTGTCACTCATAATATGTTTTCAGCCCAGAAAATTGCGGATGATTTACAGGAAGCGCTCTCACCGGACCAAGTATTGTTATACCCGGCGAATGAACTGGTAGCGGCCGAATCGGCCGTTTCAAGCCCCGAGACTCTGGCGCAGCGGATTGATGTACTCGTCCGTTGTGCCAGAGGCTTCCGGGGTATTGTCGTTGCGCCATTTTCCGGCGTGCGTCGTCTGCTTCCAGCTCCTGAAGTGATGTCTGATGCACGAATTGTACTTCATGACGGCGGGACACTCGTGCTGGATTCCTTCCTGAACCAGATGATCGAGATGGGATATGAACGGGTGGAGCGCGTCGAGAGCCGCGGCGAGATGAGTGTCCGCGGCGGTATCATCGATTTTTATCCGATGACAACGACCATGGCGTACCGCGTCGAACTGTTTGATGAAGATATCGACTCCATTCGTACCTTCGACCCGGCAGATCAGCGCTCGATTGACAAGGTCCGGGAAGTCACCATTACACCATGCAAGGAAATTATTGCAGATTCAGAGCGGCTAAGCCGTACAGCGGATACGGTGGTCCGTCTGCTGGAGACGCAGCTCGAGCGCATGAGTGATCGTCAGGCCAAGCTCCGTCTGCGGGATGAAATACACCGGGAAGTTGAGATGCTGCGCGAGCGGATATATTTCCCTGAAATCTATAAATATATCTCCCTGTTGTATCCGGAGAAGACCAATCTATATGATTACTTGCCGAAGGATACGATTCTGATTATGGATGAGCCTGCTCGTCTGTTAGAAACAGCCAAGCAGCTGGAGCGGGATGAAGCGGAATGGAATTTGCATCTGATGCAGAATGGCAAATCGCTGCCGGATCTGCCGCTTTCACTGGATACGGAAGAACTGATCTATCAGCATCCCTATCAAAGTCTACTGATCTCGATCTTCCTGCGACAGGTGCCAAGAATGCAGCCGCAGAATATCGTCAATGTGATTACGCGCGGCATGCAGGATTTCCATGGCCAGATGAACGTGCTCAAGGCTGAGATGGAGCGCTGGAAGAAGTCGGGTGTTCAGGTCATGATGCTGGCAGGCGATGCGGAGCGGATGGACCGCATGCGGCGGGTACTGCTGGACTATGGCATCGAAGAACCGATTATGTTTGAGGGGCATCTGCAGAATGGCTTCGAGATGCCTTCGGTTCATGCTGCCATTATTACAGAGAGCGAAATGTTCTCCTCGAAGCAGCGCAAAACACGCAAAACCACAAAGAATATGGACAACGCCGAGCGCATCAAGAGCTATACGGAGCTCAAAGTCGGCGATTATGTGGTGCATCAAAACCACGGTATCGGGAAATATATGGGGATCGGGACGCTCGAAATCAACGGAATCCATAAGGACTACATGCATATTCTGTATGCCGGGGGCGATAAGCTGTCCGTTCCGATTGAGCAGATCGATCTCATCCAGAAATATGT
Above is a window of Paenibacillus sp. FSL K6-1330 DNA encoding:
- a CDS encoding anti-sigma-F factor Fin family protein, which codes for MAITYVCRHCRAFQGRIDSNYVSEARLGFDSLTPEERKDIIAYDFNGEMMVRVTCDHCREALEANPELSLLANPLQ
- a CDS encoding ribose-phosphate diphosphokinase gives rise to the protein MTYLDSKLKIFTCNSNPKLAHQIADYIGIPMGESHTTSFSDGEIQVKLSESVRGCHVYIVQSTCLPVNDNLMELLVMVDALKRASAKSINVVIPYYGYARQDRKARSRDPITAKLVANLIEKAGAHRVITMDLHAMQIQGFFDIPVDHLLGVPILAQYFRSKQIENPVVVSPDHGGVVRARKLADFLNAPLAIIDKRRPEPNVSEVMNIIGNIEGKTAILIDDIIDTAGTIVLGANALMEGGVKEVYACCTHPVLSGPAHERLENSPLKEVVVTDTIPITNPNPSSKLTVLSVAPLMGEAIIRVHEELSISKLFEIE
- the pth gene encoding aminoacyl-tRNA hydrolase gives rise to the protein MKWIVGLGNPGSNYEKTRHNVGFMALDALAERHGMKFNQNKCKSVIAEGMIGGTKTVLIKPMTFMNLSGEAVRAYMDYYKVSLEDMIVVYDDLDTVVGKIRLRYQGSAGGHNGIKSIIQHTGTQSFNRVRMGISRPEPGYAIVDYVLGTFPKKEREQLQSMVEETCDALEFSLDHTFEQTMAKFNKS